Genomic DNA from Deinococcus aetherius:
GACCCTACATTGTTATTACTCAACATAACACTCGGAAAGGTTGAACTCCCCTGCTGCCTCCGGGAGCCCGACGCGCCCACCTGAAGCGCCATAGACCCTCCCCGGGACCGCCCGGGGCTCACTCGGCCATGCCTTCCACCCTCCCACTCGCCGTGCTGTACCACGGCATCCCCTGGCAGGCCGTCGCGCTCGCCGAGGGTCCGCCACACCCCGCCGACGCCCTCCGCCGCCTCACTCACCCCGGAGCGCACCCCCTCCTACTCACAGCCCAAGCTCCACCCCCCAGTCACGGCGACCACCTCACCCTTCAGGGCCAGGTCTTCCGGTACGAGCGAGGAGAGTTCCTAGGGGTAGGCGTCAGCCCCCTTCTCCAACTCGCCCTTCACACCCAGGTGCCCGTCACCGCTCCCCCCGATGTCTGGCCGCAGCTTCAAGAAGCCCTGGACACCTACCCAGGTGCTTACGCCCTCCCCCATCTTCAACGGCTCCTGCTGTCTCGGCGCTTCTCGTTGACGCTCGGCCCCGACCTGCACCTGATCCTGGCCGCCCTGCAAACCCGGCAGGAACGTCAACTCGCCCGCCTGCTCGACGGCCTGCACCTGCTGGAAGTCCAGAGTGACCCCGGCCAGATCGGCAGCCAGCTCGACCTCGTATTCCGCTGAAGGAGGTGGGCCATGAACCAGACCCTCTTCGACCACCTCGAAGCCGTCCGCCGTGGCGCCAAGACCACCGTCCGACAGAAGCGCACCCCCAGCGCCTATCAGCGCACCATCCTCGACGATGTCACCCAGGGTGTCCGCGCCATCACCGTGGAGGCCGGGCCGGGCAGCGGCAAAACCGCCCTGCTGGAGATGATCGCCGCCCTGATCCTGGAACTCAGCCTGCTGCCACAGGGGGAGAAGGCCGCCTTCCTCGCCTTCAACAAGGACATCGTGGGGACGCTGAAGAAGGTCATCCCGCCCGAGTTCGACGTGCGCACCGTCAGCAGCCTGGGTCACCTGATCTGTACCCAGAACCTCAGCGGCCTGAAATTCGAGCCGCGCAAGTACGACGACCTCATCCGCGAGATCGTCTGCGAAGCTCGGGTCGCCTCCCCCGCCGCCCGGCGAGAACTCACCGAGCGGCTGGGCACCTGTGTCGAACTGCATGTGGGGCACGCGTTGGGATTGGACCCCCGGTTGGAAGACTGGGCCGAGGCGATGGACGTCGTGGACGCCCCGATCCTCGGCGCGGAGACGGCGCTGCATACCCTGACCCTGAAGGTGCTGCGGCGGGGACTAAAATTGTTGCAGGACGGGCGCGTCATGAGCTTCACCGACCAGGTGCTCGCTCCGGGAGTGTTCGGCTGGCGACTGGGCACGCCGTACCGCTTCCTGCTGGTCGACGAGCTTCAGGACCTCTCCCGTGCACACCTGGGCCTCTTGCAGGCGGCCACCGACGAGCACACCCGGGTGGTAGGCGTCGGGGACCAGTCACAGAGCATCTACGGCTTCAACGGCGCGGATCAGGACAGCATGCGCCACTTCACCGAACTGTTCGGGGCCATCCGGCGGCCGCTGTCGATCACCTACCGTTGCCCCTGGCGGCACGTCGCACTTGCCCGAAGGGTTGGGCAAGCCCTCGAAGCCG
This window encodes:
- a CDS encoding UvrD-helicase domain-containing protein; the protein is MNQTLFDHLEAVRRGAKTTVRQKRTPSAYQRTILDDVTQGVRAITVEAGPGSGKTALLEMIAALILELSLLPQGEKAAFLAFNKDIVGTLKKVIPPEFDVRTVSSLGHLICTQNLSGLKFEPRKYDDLIREIVCEARVASPAARRELTERLGTCVELHVGHALGLDPRLEDWAEAMDVVDAPILGAETALHTLTLKVLRRGLKLLQDGRVMSFTDQVLAPGVFGWRLGTPYRFLLVDELQDLSRAHLGLLQAATDEHTRVVGVGDQSQSIYGFNGADQDSMRHFTELFGAIRRPLSITYRCPWRHVALARRVGQALEAAPGAPGGTLDDLDGEEFLALARPGDLALCRTNAPLVDWCYRLVAAGIPAIVRGRDLTRSLVAFARDAATFDGTKPQRDQVQDRLPLTDITGRLNGYATFLAERLTREAEREGRDPGLRLAGLADRLSTITRVLEAGGAQTLGQLVADIRLLFQGDPERSVVLSTVHRAKGQEAERVFILEPALLPHPKARTPQALQAERCLQFVAFTRSRRDLFFVDAQHSHIPTGLRAREGR